The Flavobacterium johnsoniae genomic sequence AGTAGAAGATCTTCAAGGTGTTTCTGGCTTGCGAGCGATTCGAGTTAAAGTAATTAATAATACTTCAAATTCGAAGACCAAAAAAATAACCTATCAAGATTTATTAGATGAGCTCAACTAAAAGTTGAGCTTTTTTTTTAAACACATAGAAACATAGATTTTGAAACTTAAAAAAGGCGTTTCACTTGCATCAATTCACATAGCTATGTGTGAGAAACTAGTTTCTTTTTTAATTCTTTTGTAGATAAAGAGAAAACTATGTTTCTATGTGTTTAAAAACATTTCTGTATAAAAAAAGCTTTGTCAAAGTTTTAAACTTTGACAAAGCTGCTAATCTTTAAAATATGTTTTAAAATTTAAATCGATTTAAAAGCAATTACAAACGAAATAACCGTTATAATTAATCCGAACATAAAAAAGTTATAGGCAATTCGGAGTAGATTGTATTTTCGTTGCAAAACCAATCCAAGATAATATAAATCTTTAATCATAGTTGAATAAAGATAATCTCTGTCTTTCATCATTTCATTCATTGCCCAATCGTAATCTTCCAAAGGCATTTTATAGAAATTCCCGAAGAACATTAAATTTACTTTTTTAGCTTCTACATCTCCTCTTGTAAAAAATCCTGATGTTACTTTTGGTCTTGTTGAAAGTATTGCAAAAATAATCGTAATTACACTAGACATCAACATAATAAAAGTCGGAACAACCAAATGTGCATTTTTTGGACTATCCAATTTTGGGATAATTGACGAAAGTGCAATCGAAATAATAATAGCATTTACAGACAATAAAATATTCGCTTTACTATCGGCAATTCCGCTTAAACGTGTGTGATTTCCAAGTGTAACACGAAACAAAGTATCAATTCCGCGATCTGGTTTTTCTGTTTTGTCTTTCTTTTTGTTTTCTTCTTCGATCGCAGCGGCGGCTTTTAATTCTTGTTTATTGATTTTCTTCTGAATTAATAATAGATTTTTTTCTTTTAATGGTTGCCATTTTTTTAAAGCGTGATCGGTATAAAAACGATGCTTATTCAATAAGAAATTTAAATTTTCTCTCGTCCATTCGGCGTTAGAAAAACTTACAATTCCAGTATTTTTTAATTCCAGACGTAATAATTCGCAAGTTGTAGTGTATTCAGTTCCCATTAAATGCGCATAATCGGCGTCTTTAATGATTTTTTCCAAATGTGTTTTCGGTTCATATTCTTTAGCTGTAGCTAAAATCAAACTAGAAACAAGTGCTATAAATTCGTCTGATTTTCCTTTTTCTCGCAAAAAGTCAGCAGCTATTTTGGTGCTTGTATTTTCGTGATTTTCATATCCATGAACATATCCTGTATCGTGAAACCACGCCGCTACTAAAAGCGCCTCTTTATCATCAGCTTCGACATCTTCTTTTTTACAAAGTTCTTTTACCGCCGTAACCACAGTGAAAGTATGGTTAAAATTATGGTAAGAATATAAATTAGAAAGTTTATCTTTGAGTAAATTACTGACGAAATCTTCGGATTGTTCTATTAGATTCATAAAGAATATTTTTATACCACTAAATTATGAAATTGTTTTTGGATAATCATTTTATTGCAAAAATTAAAACGAGAGCTATTGCTTTGGCAATACTTTTTCTTGTTTATTCTTGTGCAACTCACAAGCCTCAATATGGAAAAAATGTAAGCGCGAACGAAAATGAAAACGCTACAGATACTATAAAAATTGCGCATACTTTTTATTTAGTTGGCGATGCTGGAAATGCTGATGAAGAGCAAGCACAGCAGACACTTGAACTGTTGCATAAAAGACTGAAAAAAGCCAATAAAAAATCGACGTTGCTTTTCTTGGGAGATAACATTTATCCGAAAGGTTTTCCGAGTGATAAAAATTCTGGAGACAAGGCTTTAGCCGAAACTAAGCTGACTAATCAATTAAAATTAGCCGACGGTTATCGAGGAAAAACCGTTTTTATTCCTGGAAATCACGATTGGTACAGCGGCATTAAAGGGCTTGAATTACAAGCAGATTTTGTTACAAAACACTTAAATGATAAGAAGGCATTTTTACCAAGAAAGTCATGCCCAATTGAAGATGTAAAAATAGATAGTACCACAACGTTAGTAACTATTGATAGTGAATGGTTTTTGGAAGATTGGGACGATCATCCAACAATAAATGATAATTGTGAGATTAAAACCAGAGAAGCTTTTTTTGAAGAACTGGAAAATATTTTAAACAAAAATCAAGAAAAAACAGTTGTCCTTGCTATTCATCACCCTTTATTGAGCAACGGAACACACGGCGGACAGTTTTCATTAGAGAAACAATTATTCCCGTTAGAGCAAAAAATTCCTTTGCCAATTATTGGTTCGTTTATTAATTTATTGAGAAAAACTTCTGGTGTAAGTCCGCAAGACATTCAAAATAAACAATACACAATTTATGCTAAGCGAATAAAAACGCTTTTGCAAAAGCAGAAAAACGTAATTGTGGTTTCTGGACACGATCATAATCTTCAATATATCAGCAAAGAAAATATTCAGCAGATTATTAGCGGTGCCGGATCTAAATCTGAAGCGGCAAGAGCAATAAATGAAAATGATTTTTCATACGGCGGAAATGGTTACGCAACTTTAACTCTTTTTAAAAGCGGCGATGCTAAAGTTTCTTATTATGGAAATGAAAACAATAAAGAAAAACTACTTTTTGAGCGTGAAATTATAAAAGCCAAAGAAATTAACTGGGCTTCAGATATTCCGAATAAATTTCCATCTAAAATTACAACCTCAATTTATTCTTCTAAAATGACTGATAAAAGCTGGTTGCATAGCTTTTTGTTCGGAAAACATTATAGAAAATATTACAGCATGCCAATTGAAGCCACAGTTGCAACTGTTGACACTCTAAAAGGCGGTTTGAAACCCATTCGCGAAGGCGGCGGGCATCAATCTGTTTCTTTGAGAATGTCTGATCCAAAAGGTCGTGAATTTGTAATGCGCGGCATGAAAAAAAGTGCCACAGTATTTTTACAGTCTGTTGCTTTTAAAGATCAATATGTGGTAAATGATTTTGAAGATACTTATGCAGAAAGTTTCTTATTCGATTTTTACACCACTTCTCACCCGTATGCGCCTTACGCGATTGATGGAATGTCTAATAAAATTGGGCTTCTTCATACAAATCCGATACTTTATTATATTCCAAGACAAAATGGTTTGGGCGAATTCAATGCGGGTTTTGGAGATCAATTATATATGATTGAAGAAAGACCAGCGGATAATCATTTGGATGGAAAAAATTTCGGAAATCCAAGTAATATAATTGGAACTGATGATTTGATGCTAAATCTTCATAAAGATGAAAAATATTCAGTTGACGAAAAAGAATACATAAAAGCTCGTTTGTTTGATATCTTAATTGGTGATTGGGACAGACATAGCGATCAATGGCGCTGGGCGGAATTTAAAAAAGATGGAAAAGTAATTTACAAACCTATTCCGCGCGACAGAGATCAGGCATTTGTAAAATACGATGGAGCTTTGCTTTCTATTTTAATGAATATTCCTGCATTGCGCCACATGCGTACTTTTAAAGATAAAATTGGCAATGTAAAATGGCTAAGTAGAGAACCTTACCCTCAGGATTTGGCTTTCTTAAAAACGGCTGACCAAAAAGATTGGATTGAACAAGCAAAATATATTCAGGATAATTTATCGGATGCTGACATTGAAAAATCTTTTAAAAACATGCCAAAAGAAGTTCAGGATGAAACCGTTGATGAAATCATTCGAAAACTAAAAAATCGCAAAAAAGAACTTCAAAAATATGCTGCAATTTATGCTAATGTTCTAAGCAGAACGGTTATGATTGCCGGAACGGATAAAAAAGACAAGTTTGTTTTGAACCATAACGCTAAAAAAAGTATTGAAATTCAGGTTTTCAGAGCTAAAAAAGAAGGCGACGAATTGCAATATACCAAAACGGTTACCGATGCTAAAACCAAAAACTTATGGATTTATGGTTTAGATGATGATGATATTTTTGAAGTTAAAGGAAATTACAAATCAAATATTAAAATTCGATTAATTGGTGGTCAGAACAATGACACTTACAACATTGAAAACGGAAGAAAAGTTATTGTATATGATTTTAAATCAAAGCAAAATACTTATAATTTATCCCGAGGCCTCGGGACTAAAACACAGACTCAGTTAACAGACGATTACGATGTTAACTTATACAATTATGAAAAACCAAAATATAACGTAGTTTCTGGTCTTCCAAATATTGGTTTTAATCCTGATGATGGTGTAAAAGTGGGTATTAATTTAAATTATACTGTTAATAATTTTAAACAGAATCCGTACACGCAGAGACATGTTTTAAATGCTTTTTATTACTTCGCAACTGGAGGTTTAGAATTTAATTATGCGGCACATTTCCCTGGATTATTAGGGAAATGGGTTATTGATGTTGAATCACTTTATACAACTCCAAATTTTGCAATGAATTATTTTGGATACGGAAATGAAGCGCAATATGATGATGATTTGAGTTTGGATTATAACCGAGTTCGTATTAGAAAATTTAATGCTTCTGGCGCGATTAGACATGTTGGAAGATATGGAAGTGAATTTAGTATTCAGCCAATTTTCCAAAGAATGACGGTTGAAGAAACTGAAAATAGATATATTAATATTCCGGGAATTGTAAATCCAGATGTTTTTAATACTCAGAATTATGGAAGTTTGAAAGTGAAATATCTTTTCAAAAATTCTGATTTTGCAGCGAAACCAACTTTAGGAATGTTTTTTATGATTGCTGGAACTTGGACTGCTAATCTTGATGAAACTAGCAAAAACTTTCCTACTTTAGAAAGTGCTTTAGGATTTACGCATAAAATTGATAAAAACGGAAAACTGGTTTTGGCAAGTTATCTTAAAGGAAAAGCTATTTTCAATAATAATTATGAATTTTATCAAGGTGCAGCTTTAGGCGGCGATACTGATTTAAGAGGATTTAGAAATGAGCGTTTCTTAGGAAATTCTTATTTTTCACAAAGTTCTGATTTACGTTTGAGTATTGGTAGAATCAGAAAAACTATTGCTCCTTTCACATATGGAATTTTAGGTGGTTTTGATTATGGAAGAGTTTGGCTTGATGGTGAAGATTCTAAAAAATGGCACCACGATTACGGCGGCGGACTTTGGTTAAACGCTATTAATGTTTTGACTGCCAGAATTTCATACTTTAAATCTCCTGACGAAATTGGAAGGGTGATTTTTGGAGCGGCTTATAGCTTTTAACTTCAGGCACAAAGGTTCAGAGTAACAAAGGTTCAAAGGTTTTTATTATTTATCTTAATAGAAGCCTTTGAACCTTTGTGCCTTTGCTACTTTGAGCCTTAAAAAGTCAATTTAAATTCGTAGACGTTCCCTCCTATTTTATCGGCTTTTTCATCGGCGATTAAAAGGGTATTGTTGTTTTTAAAAACGATCGCTTCTTTTTGTGAGAAGAGATTTAATTCTATTTGCGTTTGGGTTCCTTTATGAAATAAATCTCCTTTAAAACCTTTGAACAAAAGCACTTTATCATGACTTAATAATGCAACTTTTTTTCCGTCTGGGCTAATTGTCGCACTTGTTAAAACACAATGATTGTAATTATTGCAGGTTTTAAATTCTCCAATTTTAACTGCTTTTTGAGTTCCTGGAGCGTTTTTGATTTTGTAGATAAAAGCTGTTCCGTCAAAGCCTTTGCTTCTGTTTTTGGTAAAAAGATAGAAATAACCTCCTTGTTCGAAGAAACTTTCAACATCATAAAACATTTCTTTTTTCTTTGGCGGAAATTCTTTTTGTTCCGGATACGAAAATGAAATTTTATATTCGGCTTTTGCTAAATCATTATTCAATTGATTTTTAGCAACTTTATAAATGCATAAATCTCTTCTTTCGTTGTCATTATTTCCAAAATCACCAATGTAAATATTTCCTGTTTTGTCTTTTGTAATGTCTTCCCAATCTACATTTGTCGCGTTCGAAATAGTTATCGTTTTAGCTAATTTTCCTTTAGAATCAATAGCATAAATCGCATTTTTATT encodes the following:
- a CDS encoding Pycsar system effector family protein produces the protein MNLIEQSEDFVSNLLKDKLSNLYSYHNFNHTFTVVTAVKELCKKEDVEADDKEALLVAAWFHDTGYVHGYENHENTSTKIAADFLREKGKSDEFIALVSSLILATAKEYEPKTHLEKIIKDADYAHLMGTEYTTTCELLRLELKNTGIVSFSNAEWTRENLNFLLNKHRFYTDHALKKWQPLKEKNLLLIQKKINKQELKAAAAIEEENKKKDKTEKPDRGIDTLFRVTLGNHTRLSGIADSKANILLSVNAIIISIALSSIIPKLDSPKNAHLVVPTFIMLMSSVITIIFAILSTRPKVTSGFFTRGDVEAKKVNLMFFGNFYKMPLEDYDWAMNEMMKDRDYLYSTMIKDLYYLGLVLQRKYNLLRIAYNFFMFGLIITVISFVIAFKSI
- a CDS encoding metallophosphoesterase, which produces MKLFLDNHFIAKIKTRAIALAILFLVYSCATHKPQYGKNVSANENENATDTIKIAHTFYLVGDAGNADEEQAQQTLELLHKRLKKANKKSTLLFLGDNIYPKGFPSDKNSGDKALAETKLTNQLKLADGYRGKTVFIPGNHDWYSGIKGLELQADFVTKHLNDKKAFLPRKSCPIEDVKIDSTTTLVTIDSEWFLEDWDDHPTINDNCEIKTREAFFEELENILNKNQEKTVVLAIHHPLLSNGTHGGQFSLEKQLFPLEQKIPLPIIGSFINLLRKTSGVSPQDIQNKQYTIYAKRIKTLLQKQKNVIVVSGHDHNLQYISKENIQQIISGAGSKSEAARAINENDFSYGGNGYATLTLFKSGDAKVSYYGNENNKEKLLFEREIIKAKEINWASDIPNKFPSKITTSIYSSKMTDKSWLHSFLFGKHYRKYYSMPIEATVATVDTLKGGLKPIREGGGHQSVSLRMSDPKGREFVMRGMKKSATVFLQSVAFKDQYVVNDFEDTYAESFLFDFYTTSHPYAPYAIDGMSNKIGLLHTNPILYYIPRQNGLGEFNAGFGDQLYMIEERPADNHLDGKNFGNPSNIIGTDDLMLNLHKDEKYSVDEKEYIKARLFDILIGDWDRHSDQWRWAEFKKDGKVIYKPIPRDRDQAFVKYDGALLSILMNIPALRHMRTFKDKIGNVKWLSREPYPQDLAFLKTADQKDWIEQAKYIQDNLSDADIEKSFKNMPKEVQDETVDEIIRKLKNRKKELQKYAAIYANVLSRTVMIAGTDKKDKFVLNHNAKKSIEIQVFRAKKEGDELQYTKTVTDAKTKNLWIYGLDDDDIFEVKGNYKSNIKIRLIGGQNNDTYNIENGRKVIVYDFKSKQNTYNLSRGLGTKTQTQLTDDYDVNLYNYEKPKYNVVSGLPNIGFNPDDGVKVGINLNYTVNNFKQNPYTQRHVLNAFYYFATGGLEFNYAAHFPGLLGKWVIDVESLYTTPNFAMNYFGYGNEAQYDDDLSLDYNRVRIRKFNASGAIRHVGRYGSEFSIQPIFQRMTVEETENRYINIPGIVNPDVFNTQNYGSLKVKYLFKNSDFAAKPTLGMFFMIAGTWTANLDETSKNFPTLESALGFTHKIDKNGKLVLASYLKGKAIFNNNYEFYQGAALGGDTDLRGFRNERFLGNSYFSQSSDLRLSIGRIRKTIAPFTYGILGGFDYGRVWLDGEDSKKWHHDYGGGLWLNAINVLTARISYFKSPDEIGRVIFGAAYSF